A window from Populus trichocarpa isolate Nisqually-1 chromosome 3, P.trichocarpa_v4.1, whole genome shotgun sequence encodes these proteins:
- the LOC7493237 gene encoding heat shock 70 kDa protein, whose translation MERKAIGIDLGTSYSCVGVWQNDRVEIIANDQGNRTTPSYVAFTDTERLIGDAAKNQVAMNPQNTVFDAKRLIGRGFSAPSVQRDMKLWPFKVIPGPGCKPMIVVKHKGEEKQFSAEEISSMVLMKMKEIAEAYLGHSVKNAVVTVPAYFNDLQRQATKDAGAISGLNVLRIINEPTAAAIAYGLDRKESRRGEQNVLIFDLGGGTLDVSLLTIEEGIFEVKATAGDTHLGGEDFDNRLVNHFFAEFKRKHKKDISGNPRALRRLRTSCERAKRTLSSTTQTTIEIDSLFEGIDFYTKITRARFEELNTDLFRKCTERVEKCLRDSKIEKSHVHEVVLVGGSTRVLRVQQLLQDFFNGKELCKSINPDEAVAYGAAVQAAILSGEGNEKVQDLHVLDVTPLSLWIKTAGDVKTVLIPRNTKIPTKKELIVSTCSDNQPRVLIQVYKRESARTKYNDLLGKLELTGIPPAPRGVPQINVCFDIDANGILNVSAEDRTAGVKNKITITNYKGRLSKDEIERMVQETEKYKAEDGEVKKKVDAKNSLENYVYNMRNTVKDEKFAGKLDRAGKQKIEKAIDETIQWLERNQLAEVDEFADKQRELEGLCNPIIAKMYQGAASDVSMGGGAEMPNGGYGKPSSGGSGAGPKIEEVD comes from the coding sequence ATGGAAAGAAAGGCCATTGGAATTGATCTTGGCACGAGCTACAGTTGTGTAGGCGTGTGGCAGAATGATCGTGTAGAGATCATAGCCAATGACCAAGGGAATAGAACGACTCCATCTTATGTTGCCTTCACTGATACTGAACGTTTGATAGGTGATGCAGCCAAGAACCAAGTTGCCATGAATCCTCAAAACACTGTTTTTGACGCGAAAAGACTTATTGGCAGGGGTTTCTCCGCCCCTTCTGTTCAGCGTGACATGAAGCTGTGGCCTTTTAAGGTGATTCCAGGTCCTGGTTGTAAGCCTATGATTGTTGTTAAGCATAAAGGTGAAGAGAAGCAGTTTTCCGCTGAGGAGATATCTTCTATGGTTTTGATGAAAATGAAGGAGATTGCTGAGGCTTATCTGGGTCATTCTGTAAAGAATGCTGTGGTGACTGTGCCTGCTTATTTTAATGACTTGCAAAGGCAGGCTACGAAGGATGCTGGTGCTATTTCTGGGCTCAATGTTTTGAGGATTATCAATGAGCCTACTGCAGCTGCTATTGCTTATGGTTTGGATAGAAAGGAGTCTCGAAGAGGCGAGCAGAATGTGCTTATTTTCGATCTTGGTGGTGGAACTCTTGATGTTTCTCTGTTGACGATCGAGGAGGGGATTTTTGAAGTGAAGGCTACTGCTGGTGATACTCATCTTGGAGGTGAGGACTTCGATAACAGGCTTGTTAATCATTTTTTTGCGGAGTTCAAGAGGAAGCACAAGAAGGATATTAGTGGTAATCCAAGAGCTTTGAGAAGGTTGAGGACTTCCTGTGAGAGGGCGAAGAGGACTTTGTCTTCGACTACACAGACGACGATTGAGATTGATTCTCTGTTTGAAGGTATTGATTTCTACACTAAAATTACAAGAGCGAGGTTTGAAGAATTGAACACGGATTTGTTTAGGAAGTGCACGGAACGTGTGGAGAAATGTCTTCGTGATTCAAAGATCGAAAAGAGTCATGTTCATGAGGTTGTTCTTGTTGGTGGGTCAACAAGAGTTCTCAGAGTGCAGCAACTCTTGCAAGACTTCTTCAATGGCAAGGAACTTTGCAAGAGCATCAATCCTGATGAAGCTGTTGCTTATGGTGCTGCTGTCCAAGCTGCAATTTTGAGTGGTGAAGGGAATGAGAAGGTTCAAGATTTGCATGTTCTTGATGTTACTCCTCTAAGCCTTTGGATTAAGACTGCTGGTGATGTAAAGACAGTTTTGATTCCAAGAAACACAAAGATTCCCACCAAGAAGGAGCTAATCGTCTCTACATGCTCTGATAATCAGCCAAGAGTGCTTATTCAGGTTTATAAACGTGAAAGTGCTAGAACCAAATACAATGATCTTCTTGGTAAACTCGAGCTCACAGGCATTCCTCCAGCCCCAAGAGGAGTCCCTCAGATCAATGTATGTTTCGATATTGATGCTAATGGAATTCTGAATGTTTCTGCGGAGGATAGGACTGCAGGAGTGAAGAACAAGATCACCATCACCAATTACAAGGGAAGATTGAGCAAAGATGAGATTGAGAGAATGGTGCAGGAAACAGAGAAGTACAAGGCAGAGGATGGGGAGGTTAAGAAGAAGGTGGACGCCAAGAACTCATTGGAGAATTATGTTTACAATATGAGAAATACAGTGAAGGATGAGAAGTTTGCAGGGAAATTGGATAGAGCTGGCAAGCAGAAGATTGAGAAAGCAATTGATGAGACTATTCAGTGGTTGGAAAGGAACCAATTGGCAGAGGTGGATGAATTTGCAGACAAACAGAGGGAGTTAGAGGGCTTGTGCAATCCAATTATTGCAAAGATGTATCAAGGCGCTGCTTCAGACGTGTCAATGGGTGGTGGTGCTGAAATGCCAAATGGTGGTTATGGCAAGCCTAGCTCCGGAGGTTCTGGTGCTGGACCGAAGATTGAGGAAGTTGATTGA